Proteins encoded within one genomic window of Candidatus Syntrophocurvum alkaliphilum:
- a CDS encoding type 1 glutamine amidotransferase, with the protein MVELTIAHLYPDLMNLYGDRGNIISLKKRIEWYGFKCNIKNIYLSDDVDLANIDMIFMGSGSNREQNLVYLELIKKADNLLKEIDRGLPALFICGAYQLLGNSYKNLDGTEVNGLKFFNIYTLEQKKRLTGDILIESKINNEIVAVVGFENHAGKTFFEDDKLLPFGTVIKGYGNNGEDNKEGLLYNNLIGTNLHGPLLPKNPKITDYFIKNMLQNKGVELTNNLLNDELEIYANEQTKKKILAK; encoded by the coding sequence GTGGTTGAATTGACTATTGCTCATCTATATCCAGATTTAATGAATCTTTATGGGGATAGGGGTAATATTATCTCCCTTAAGAAACGAATAGAATGGTATGGATTTAAATGTAATATTAAAAATATATACTTAAGTGATGATGTTGATTTGGCTAACATAGATATGATTTTTATGGGTAGTGGTTCTAATAGAGAACAAAATTTGGTATATCTTGAACTAATCAAAAAAGCAGACAACCTCCTTAAAGAAATTGATAGAGGTTTGCCAGCTTTATTTATATGTGGTGCATACCAATTACTAGGCAACTCTTATAAAAATCTTGATGGAACTGAAGTAAATGGATTAAAGTTTTTTAATATATATACACTTGAACAGAAAAAGAGGTTAACTGGTGATATTTTAATTGAAAGTAAAATTAACAACGAAATAGTTGCGGTAGTGGGGTTTGAAAATCATGCAGGAAAAACATTTTTTGAAGATGATAAACTATTACCTTTTGGAACTGTAATTAAAGGATATGGAAATAACGGTGAGGATAACAAAGAGGGGCTATTATATAATAATTTAATTGGCACTAACCTTCATGGTCCATTACTGCCCAAAAATCCTAAAATAACTGATTATTTCATTAAAAATATGTTGCAGAACAAAGGGGTTGAACTTACTAATAATTTATTAAACGATGAATTAGAAATTTATGCAAATGAACAAACAAAAAAGAAAATTTTAGCAAAGTAA
- a CDS encoding DUF5665 domain-containing protein translates to MKRGSEKSDNSQFQGEVINKLYDKVQELSESMEKMRLAEYVHMLENPTRLIYINFLLGLARGFGMAIGFTILAALFVYFLQKLVVLNMPLIGDFIAELVQIVQQQMQT, encoded by the coding sequence ATGAAACGCGGTTCAGAAAAATCAGATAACTCTCAATTCCAAGGTGAAGTTATAAACAAACTTTATGATAAAGTTCAAGAGCTATCTGAGTCAATGGAGAAAATGCGATTAGCAGAGTACGTTCATATGTTAGAAAACCCAACTAGACTTATTTATATTAACTTTTTATTAGGGTTAGCTCGAGGTTTTGGAATGGCCATAGGATTTACTATACTTGCAGCTTTGTTTGTATATTTTTTGCAAAAGTTAGTTGTATTAAATATGCCGTTAATAGGCGATTTTATAGCAGAATTAGTACAAATTGTACAACAACAAATGCAAACTTAA
- a CDS encoding polyprenyl synthetase family protein, whose product MYPFSEELIINRIKEVLITGNNEIDKVFTYILESNGKMLRPRLIFLTASLYNHKPEVVKDIAVAVELIHLASLIHDDVIDKSLKRRGRDSVNAVWNNQVSVLAGDYLFATAFNLINRYGLPSVLENITETIQTMCAGEINQMALAYNLDINEDDYYLKTYQKTSCLFASSSKIGALISSAPKSEVIALENFGKNLGYAYQIIDDVLDFVSDSQLLGKPAGNDLIQGNITLPVIYALKNEGYSQITKTLIQECQIPEKMDLLIDVLWESKSIDQSVLTSQEFLNLGVNHISTLANSTVRKELELLAYRMLEHYYKKIKKVNMIAKKGAVQKNGTACSLNY is encoded by the coding sequence ATGTATCCATTCTCAGAAGAATTAATTATTAATAGAATAAAGGAAGTATTAATTACAGGTAATAACGAAATTGATAAAGTATTTACCTATATTCTAGAATCAAATGGTAAAATGCTAAGGCCAAGATTAATATTTTTAACTGCATCTCTTTATAATCATAAGCCTGAAGTTGTAAAGGATATAGCAGTAGCAGTAGAACTAATTCATTTGGCGTCTTTAATACATGATGATGTAATTGATAAATCTTTAAAAAGAAGAGGACGGGATAGTGTAAATGCAGTCTGGAATAACCAGGTAAGTGTTCTTGCTGGAGACTATCTGTTTGCAACAGCATTTAATTTAATTAATCGGTATGGATTGCCTAGTGTATTAGAGAATATTACAGAGACTATTCAAACCATGTGTGCTGGTGAAATTAATCAAATGGCACTTGCTTATAACTTAGATATTAATGAAGATGATTATTATCTTAAAACCTACCAAAAAACTTCCTGCCTGTTTGCTTCTAGTAGTAAAATTGGTGCATTAATTAGTTCGGCACCTAAAAGTGAAGTTATAGCACTTGAAAACTTTGGTAAAAATTTAGGTTATGCGTATCAAATAATTGATGATGTGCTAGACTTTGTTTCTGATAGTCAATTATTAGGAAAGCCAGCTGGAAACGACCTGATACAGGGTAATATTACGCTTCCAGTTATATATGCATTGAAAAATGAAGGGTATTCCCAAATTACTAAAACCCTTATACAGGAATGTCAAATACCTGAAAAAATGGATTTACTTATAGATGTACTTTGGGAATCTAAATCTATAGATCAAAGTGTTTTAACATCTCAAGAGTTTTTAAATTTGGGTGTAAATCATATCAGCACATTAGCTAATAGCACTGTGCGTAAAGAATTAGAATTGTTAGCGTATCGTATGCTAGAACATTATTATAAAAAGATTAAAAAAGTTAATATGATAGCTAAAAAGGGGGCTGTGCAAAAAAATGGAACTGCCTGCAGCCTTAACTACTAA
- a CDS encoding TraR/DksA C4-type zinc finger protein, which produces MDYKTNLLNKKQQLEQLIKQKHEDLMIPVSENTNELSIYDQHTADMATELFEREKDSGLLEMLEIELEKVDDALARANSGNYGVCELCGHQIEQRRLERAVNTTLCINCAYKTQDKFTRPAEEDITQSGAMSDRGETFQISGYEFYEE; this is translated from the coding sequence ATGGACTACAAAACTAATTTATTAAATAAAAAGCAACAACTTGAACAATTAATAAAACAAAAACATGAAGACTTAATGATACCTGTGTCCGAAAACACTAATGAATTATCTATCTATGATCAACATACAGCAGATATGGCAACAGAGTTATTTGAAAGAGAAAAAGATAGTGGGTTGTTAGAAATGCTTGAGATTGAGTTGGAAAAGGTAGATGATGCACTTGCTAGAGCTAATAGTGGAAATTATGGAGTATGTGAACTTTGTGGACATCAAATTGAACAAAGAAGATTAGAGCGAGCAGTAAATACTACACTTTGCATTAATTGTGCATATAAGACTCAAGATAAATTTACTAGACCTGCTGAAGAAGACATTACGCAATCTGGCGCAATGAGTGATAGAGGTGAGACATTTCAGATATCAGGATATGAATTTTATGAAGAATAA
- a CDS encoding ACT domain-containing protein, with protein sequence MQEGNKLIISVLGHDKVGIIAKISTVLADNQINILDISQTILQGFFTMVMVVDVSNSKIDVAELRNILREKGKEMNLEITVQHEDVFKFMHRI encoded by the coding sequence GTGCAAGAGGGCAATAAACTTATTATTAGTGTTTTAGGTCATGATAAAGTAGGTATTATCGCTAAAATATCTACTGTTTTAGCTGATAATCAAATTAATATATTAGATATAAGTCAAACTATACTTCAAGGTTTTTTTACTATGGTAATGGTAGTTGATGTATCTAATAGTAAAATAGACGTAGCTGAGCTTCGGAATATTTTAAGAGAGAAAGGTAAAGAAATGAATTTAGAAATTACTGTACAACATGAGGATGTCTTTAAATTTATGCACAGAATTTAA
- a CDS encoding glycosyltransferase family 4 protein, with protein MKVGIFTDSYKPYTSGVVTSISTFKEELARLGHEIYIFAPSYPNHEDTEENVYRFYSLPSPTNSDYTLAIPVLPGLNMLVKKLDLDIIHVHSPFTMGRVGLRYARKYHLPILFTYHTLYEQYVHYVPLAQELAREVAIKYSSRFCNQCDHIIAPSNELKDVLEGYEVKSPISVIPTGVPINKFKNVNDKDWLYKHYNIPEKNKILLFVGRLAKEKNLEFLIESFAQIKNTKPNTTLVITAQGPLENELKKLTLDLGLSLEHDVVFTGALPFDTLLNVYNSADLFVFASVTETQGLVLIEAMAAGLPVVAVSAYGVQDMVDHNINGYLTKNEKNDFSQAVCSILNNKELYDQMKNNAILKADALSSQNMARKLEDLYIELVSKKLKRQRRLIDVGSWLGS; from the coding sequence ATGAAAGTCGGGATATTCACCGATAGCTATAAACCATATACTAGTGGTGTAGTTACGTCAATATCTACATTTAAAGAGGAATTGGCTAGGCTTGGTCATGAAATCTATATTTTTGCACCTAGTTACCCTAATCATGAGGATACTGAAGAAAATGTGTATAGGTTTTATTCATTACCTTCACCTACTAATTCGGACTATACCTTAGCTATTCCTGTATTACCGGGACTAAATATGTTAGTAAAGAAACTTGATTTAGACATAATTCATGTTCACTCACCTTTTACAATGGGAAGGGTTGGATTGCGTTATGCTCGTAAATACCATCTTCCCATATTGTTTACATATCATACTTTATACGAACAGTATGTACATTATGTTCCTTTAGCGCAAGAACTTGCTAGAGAGGTTGCTATAAAATATAGTAGTCGTTTTTGTAATCAATGTGATCACATTATTGCACCATCTAATGAACTTAAAGATGTTTTAGAGGGGTATGAAGTGAAAAGTCCTATTTCAGTTATTCCAACTGGGGTTCCAATAAATAAGTTTAAAAATGTTAATGATAAAGATTGGTTATATAAACATTATAATATTCCTGAAAAAAATAAGATACTTTTATTTGTTGGTCGTTTAGCTAAAGAGAAAAATTTAGAATTTCTAATTGAATCATTTGCACAAATTAAAAATACAAAACCAAATACTACCCTAGTGATTACAGCCCAAGGTCCATTAGAAAATGAACTTAAAAAATTAACCTTAGATTTAGGTTTATCATTAGAACATGATGTTGTTTTTACCGGTGCATTACCTTTTGATACATTATTAAATGTATATAATTCAGCTGATTTGTTTGTATTTGCATCCGTAACGGAAACACAGGGCTTAGTATTAATTGAAGCTATGGCTGCTGGATTACCTGTAGTAGCGGTAAGTGCATATGGAGTTCAAGATATGGTAGATCATAATATCAATGGTTATCTTACTAAAAATGAAAAAAATGATTTTTCGCAGGCGGTTTGCTCAATTTTAAATAATAAAGAGTTATATGATCAAATGAAAAATAATGCAATTTTAAAAGCAGATGCTTTATCATCACAAAACATGGCTCGTAAACTTGAGGATTTGTATATAGAACTAGTATCCAAAAAACTCAAGCGTCAACGTAGATTAATTGATGTAGGTTCTTGGTTAGGATCTTAA
- a CDS encoding MurT ligase domain-containing protein translates to MKGIRKTLAIITGKILIRLSKILGNQGTDFPGKIARRIYPEILTDLSENITDEIVIITGTNGKTTTSNLVASILKEKNISFVHNTAGANLITGITTAFIKDIDILGYREFEYAVLETDEANVPLLLNEITPGLILITNFFRDQSDRFGELDKIITLIKDAVDDKPIDLVLNSDDPLATSFEREPSLSTWFFGFDNTIYDTKESVDIREGRHCIICGQELIYHRFHYEQLGKYKCPKCKNKNAERNFTVHDFKLAPNIELKVNGTQFKTNFQGFYNAYNILAAVSLTKLLGIEIDYIVSAINKYKPQAGRMESFEINEKDVVLVLVKNSAGFNQALFSITQDYDSKTIFFALNDNSADGTDVSWIWDANVEGIFENNNAPTHIVCTGKRSGDIAVRFKYSGCSENKITIEADLSNAVNLAINSSLKKVYIICTYTALFEVRDILIKMQEQSTGKSKIDEKQYQREEV, encoded by the coding sequence ATGAAAGGTATTCGTAAAACATTAGCTATAATTACAGGAAAAATATTAATCCGCTTAAGTAAAATTTTAGGTAATCAAGGAACAGATTTCCCTGGAAAAATTGCTAGGAGGATATATCCTGAAATATTAACAGATTTAAGCGAAAACATAACTGATGAGATAGTTATTATAACTGGAACTAATGGTAAAACAACTACAAGTAATTTAGTAGCATCAATTTTAAAAGAAAAAAATATTAGTTTTGTGCACAATACTGCTGGTGCAAATTTAATAACAGGTATAACTACAGCATTTATAAAGGATATAGATATATTAGGTTATCGTGAATTTGAATACGCTGTATTAGAAACTGATGAAGCAAATGTTCCACTACTTTTAAATGAAATTACTCCTGGCCTTATACTTATAACAAATTTCTTCAGGGATCAGTCAGACAGATTTGGTGAGTTAGATAAAATTATAACCCTAATAAAAGATGCAGTTGATGATAAGCCCATAGACCTTGTGTTAAATTCCGATGATCCTTTAGCTACAAGCTTCGAAAGAGAACCAAGTTTATCTACATGGTTTTTTGGATTTGACAATACAATTTATGATACCAAAGAAAGTGTTGATATTAGGGAAGGAAGGCACTGTATTATTTGTGGTCAGGAACTAATTTATCATAGATTTCATTATGAGCAACTAGGAAAATATAAGTGTCCTAAATGTAAAAATAAAAATGCAGAAAGAAACTTTACTGTACATGATTTTAAGCTTGCACCAAATATAGAACTTAAGGTTAATGGAACTCAATTTAAAACAAACTTTCAAGGTTTTTATAATGCTTATAATATATTAGCAGCTGTATCATTAACAAAATTACTAGGCATAGAGATAGACTACATTGTGAGTGCAATAAATAAATACAAACCCCAAGCAGGTAGAATGGAGAGTTTTGAAATAAATGAGAAGGATGTTGTTTTAGTTTTAGTTAAAAATTCTGCAGGGTTTAATCAAGCTCTTTTTTCAATAACACAAGATTATGACTCCAAAACAATATTTTTTGCTTTAAATGATAACTCTGCAGATGGTACAGATGTATCTTGGATATGGGACGCTAATGTAGAGGGAATTTTTGAGAACAATAATGCTCCAACTCATATAGTTTGTACTGGAAAAAGAAGTGGTGATATAGCTGTTAGGTTTAAGTATTCAGGCTGCAGTGAAAACAAAATAACAATTGAAGCAGATCTTTCGAATGCAGTTAATCTTGCTATTAACTCTAGTTTGAAAAAAGTTTATATTATTTGTACGTATACAGCTTTATTTGAGGTAAGAGATATATTAATTAAAATGCAAGAACAATCAACAGGCAAAAGTAAAATTGATGAAAAACAATATCAAAGGGAGGAAGTCTAG
- a CDS encoding PFL family protein yields MSFATFSITKDEILETVNMISTENLDIRTITMGINIQDSRRETGEKTAKQIYEKIVRQANDLVKVGDNIEKEYGIPIINKRISVTPVALIGNGFNKDDMLKLGFALDKAAQEVGVNFIGGFSALVHKGFTNGDLALIDAIPQILDEGERVCSSINIGNTKSGINMDAVYRMGKIIKETAEQTGDRDGLGCAKLVVFCNAVEDNPFMAGAFHGPGEPESTINIGISGPGVVLNAVKKHPELDLGGLANIIKNTAFKITRTGELVGRVASERLGVPFGIVDLSLAPTPAIGDSVADILEAMGLGKVGTHGSTAALALLNDAVKKGGAMASSYVGGLSGAFIPVSEDAGMIDAVLQGSLTIDKLEAMTCVCSVGLDMIAIPGDTPAHTISAIIADEAAIGMINRKTTAVRIIPAPGKNVGDWVEFGGLLGRAPIIKLNDFSPEKFINRQGRIPAPIQALNN; encoded by the coding sequence ATGTCATTTGCAACGTTTTCAATAACAAAAGATGAAATTTTAGAAACAGTAAATATGATATCTACGGAAAACCTAGATATAAGAACTATTACAATGGGAATAAATATACAAGATAGCCGCAGGGAAACAGGGGAAAAGACTGCAAAACAAATATATGAAAAAATAGTACGTCAAGCTAATGATTTGGTAAAAGTAGGAGATAATATAGAAAAAGAATATGGAATACCCATTATTAATAAGAGAATTTCAGTTACACCAGTAGCCCTTATAGGGAATGGCTTTAATAAAGATGATATGTTAAAACTAGGTTTTGCATTAGATAAAGCAGCACAAGAGGTTGGAGTTAATTTTATAGGTGGATTTTCAGCACTAGTACATAAAGGTTTTACTAATGGAGATTTAGCTCTGATTGATGCTATACCTCAAATACTTGATGAAGGAGAAAGAGTATGTTCATCTATAAATATTGGTAATACCAAGTCGGGAATTAATATGGATGCGGTTTATCGTATGGGGAAAATTATAAAAGAAACGGCAGAACAAACTGGTGACCGAGATGGGTTAGGATGCGCAAAGCTTGTGGTGTTTTGTAATGCAGTTGAAGATAACCCTTTTATGGCGGGAGCATTTCATGGTCCAGGAGAACCTGAATCTACAATTAATATTGGCATAAGTGGACCAGGTGTGGTTTTAAATGCTGTTAAGAAACACCCAGAATTAGATTTAGGTGGTTTAGCAAATATAATAAAAAATACTGCTTTTAAAATAACGCGAACAGGTGAACTTGTTGGTCGTGTGGCATCCGAAAGATTAGGAGTACCATTTGGCATAGTTGACCTTTCTCTTGCTCCAACTCCTGCAATAGGAGATAGTGTTGCTGATATTTTAGAAGCTATGGGATTAGGAAAAGTAGGAACTCATGGTTCAACTGCTGCTTTAGCATTATTAAATGATGCTGTTAAAAAAGGTGGAGCAATGGCTTCTTCATATGTTGGTGGTTTATCAGGAGCTTTTATACCTGTAAGTGAAGATGCAGGAATGATAGATGCAGTTTTACAAGGCTCATTAACTATCGATAAATTAGAGGCAATGACTTGTGTATGTTCAGTTGGCTTAGATATGATAGCTATTCCAGGAGATACGCCTGCCCATACAATTAGTGCAATTATAGCAGATGAAGCAGCTATAGGCATGATAAATAGGAAAACTACTGCAGTAAGAATAATACCCGCACCTGGGAAAAATGTTGGTGATTGGGTTGAATTTGGGGGCTTATTAGGTAGAGCACCTATTATAAAGCTTAATGATTTTTCACCTGAAAAATTTATTAATCGTCAAGGCAGAATTCCTGCTCCTATTCAAGCTTTAAATAATTAA